In Deferribacter desulfuricans SSM1, the following are encoded in one genomic region:
- the rho gene encoding transcription termination factor Rho yields MNLSELKKKPIEELVTIANEFDIEHADNLLKQELIFEILKAASEKNGQIYGEGVLEVLPDGFGFLRSPDANYLPGPDDIYVSPAQIKRLGLRSGDTIQGEIRPPKDNEKYFALLKVEKVNWEEPRRQRNLFENLTPLFPDERLNLEAFPTAYDTRIMNLLAPVGKGQRGLIVAPPKAGKTMLLKSIANSITKNHPEVYLIILLIDERPEEVTDMQRSVQAEVVSSTFDEPAYRHVHVAEMVLNKAKRLVEHGNDVCILLDSITRLARAYNSIEPPSGKVLSGGVDANALHKPKRFFGAARNIEEGGSLTIIATALIDTGSRMDEVIYEEFKGTGNMELHLDRKLAERRIFPAIDINKSGTRREELLLTKEELNKVWILRRFLSNMNSVDAMEFLLDKIKGTKTNKEFLESMSK; encoded by the coding sequence AAGGCTGCAAGTGAAAAAAATGGTCAAATATATGGTGAAGGTGTTTTAGAAGTATTACCTGATGGGTTTGGTTTTCTTAGATCACCTGATGCTAACTATTTACCCGGACCCGATGATATATATGTTTCACCTGCTCAGATAAAACGCTTAGGACTTAGAAGTGGTGATACAATTCAAGGTGAAATAAGACCTCCTAAAGACAATGAGAAGTATTTTGCGTTGTTGAAAGTAGAAAAGGTAAACTGGGAAGAACCAAGGAGACAGAGAAATTTATTCGAAAACTTAACCCCGCTTTTCCCAGATGAAAGGTTGAATTTAGAAGCGTTTCCAACTGCTTATGATACAAGAATAATGAATCTTTTAGCTCCAGTTGGTAAAGGGCAAAGGGGGTTGATAGTTGCTCCTCCAAAGGCTGGTAAGACTATGCTGTTAAAGTCTATTGCAAACAGTATTACAAAAAATCACCCAGAGGTTTATCTGATAATTTTATTAATTGATGAACGACCTGAAGAAGTTACTGATATGCAGAGATCAGTTCAGGCAGAGGTTGTAAGTTCTACATTTGATGAACCTGCTTATAGACATGTTCATGTTGCCGAAATGGTTTTAAATAAAGCTAAAAGATTGGTTGAACATGGTAACGATGTTTGTATTTTATTAGATAGTATTACAAGGCTTGCCAGAGCTTACAACTCTATAGAACCACCAAGTGGTAAAGTATTAAGCGGTGGTGTTGATGCTAATGCACTTCATAAACCAAAAAGGTTTTTTGGTGCAGCAAGGAACATTGAAGAGGGTGGTTCGCTTACAATTATAGCCACTGCATTGATTGATACAGGTTCAAGGATGGATGAAGTTATTTATGAAGAATTTAAAGGTACTGGTAATATGGAGCTTCACCTTGATAGAAAACTTGCAGAAAGAAGGATATTCCCAGCGATAGATATTAATAAATCTGGTACCAGAAGAGAAGAGTTGCTTCTAACAAAAGAGGAGCTTAATAAAGTTTGGATTTTAAGAAGGTTTTTGAGTAATATGAATTCGGTTGATGCGATGGAATTTTTGCTGGATAAAATTAAAGGGACAAAAACAAATAAAGAATTTTTAGAGTCGATGAGTAAAT